Proteins encoded in a region of the Pseudomonas syringae KCTC 12500 genome:
- the dnaQ gene encoding DNA polymerase III subunit epsilon encodes MALQNLDNRSIVLDTETTGMPVTDGHRIVEIGCVELIGRRLTGRHFHVYLQPDRESDEGAIGVHGITNEFLVGKPRFAEVADEFFEFIKGAQLIIHNAAFDVGFINNEFALMGSQDRADITQHCSVLDTLMMARERHPGQRNSLDALCKRYGVDNSGRELHGALLDSEILADVYLAMTGGQTSLSLAGNASDGNGSGEGSGNRASEIRRLPADRKPCRIIRASESELAEHEVRMSTIAKACGAPPLWVQMLEAGAQASS; translated from the coding sequence ATGGCATTGCAAAACCTGGATAACAGATCCATCGTCCTCGATACCGAAACCACCGGTATGCCGGTGACGGATGGTCACCGCATCGTCGAGATCGGTTGTGTCGAGTTGATCGGTCGCCGCCTGACCGGTCGGCATTTTCACGTTTACCTGCAACCTGATCGCGAAAGTGACGAAGGCGCGATCGGTGTTCACGGTATCACCAACGAATTTCTGGTCGGCAAGCCGCGGTTTGCCGAAGTCGCCGATGAATTCTTCGAGTTCATCAAGGGCGCGCAGCTGATCATTCACAACGCAGCGTTCGACGTTGGCTTCATCAACAACGAATTTGCCTTGATGGGTTCGCAGGACAGGGCTGATATCACCCAGCACTGTTCGGTTCTCGACACCCTGATGATGGCGCGGGAGCGCCACCCGGGTCAGCGCAACAGTCTGGATGCACTGTGCAAGCGCTACGGCGTCGATAACTCGGGCCGTGAGCTGCACGGCGCATTGCTCGACTCCGAGATTCTGGCAGACGTCTACCTGGCGATGACCGGCGGGCAGACCAGCCTGTCGCTGGCTGGTAATGCCTCCGATGGCAATGGCTCGGGCGAAGGCTCCGGCAACCGTGCCAGCGAAATTCGCCGTCTGCCGGCCGATCGCAAGCCTTGCCGCATTATTCGCGCCTCTGAAAGTGAACTGGCCGAGCATGAAGTGCGTATGAGCACCATCGCCAAGGCTTGCGGTGCTCCTCCGCTCTGGGTACAGATGCTGGAAGCCGGAGCACAGGCATCTTCCTGA
- a CDS encoding GNAT family N-acetyltransferase, with protein sequence MNVAHPALSIRVADECFEDYILNSEFTFTVLGYAQPIIGECVDSWPVELVEPYSKNYGIDSQEFADHRDAATSSVMVAWLDDHPVGHIVMSTHWSGFAYIDELAVDESARRHGVARSLLDAAQFWTRKRSLPGIVLETQNNNLGACRLYESCGYVVGGVDHMRYRGIDPNTRETAIFWYLIFSD encoded by the coding sequence ATGAACGTGGCACATCCTGCTTTGAGCATTCGGGTTGCAGACGAATGCTTCGAGGACTACATCCTCAATAGCGAATTCACGTTTACAGTGCTTGGCTATGCCCAGCCGATCATCGGCGAGTGCGTGGATTCATGGCCGGTCGAGCTGGTCGAGCCCTACAGCAAGAATTATGGTATCGACTCTCAGGAGTTTGCCGATCATCGTGACGCCGCCACCAGTTCGGTGATGGTCGCCTGGCTGGATGACCACCCCGTCGGCCATATTGTGATGAGCACTCACTGGAGCGGCTTCGCCTACATCGATGAACTGGCGGTAGACGAGTCGGCGCGCCGTCATGGCGTCGCACGTTCATTGCTCGATGCAGCGCAATTCTGGACTCGCAAGCGCAGTCTGCCGGGTATCGTTCTGGAAACGCAGAACAATAATCTGGGCGCCTGCAGGCTGTACGAGAGTTGCGGGTACGTGGTCGGCGGGGTGGATCACATGCGCTATCGAGGCATTGATCCGAACACTCGTGAAACAGCGATCTTCTGGTATCTGATCTTTTCGGACTAA
- a CDS encoding NADPH-dependent FMN reductase yields MSQVHTIAVLVGSLRKESINRKIALALAELAPASLKLNIVEIGDLPLYNEDIDGDSPPPAYTTFREQLGAADGVLFVTPEYNRSVPGALKNAIDVGSRPYGKSAFSGKPGAVISASPGAVGGFGANHHLRQSLVFLDVLCLQQPEAYLGGAGSFFDESGALSDKTRPFLQKFIDAFAAWVDKNGRAAAN; encoded by the coding sequence ATGAGCCAGGTTCACACCATTGCCGTATTGGTCGGCAGTCTGCGAAAAGAGTCCATCAACCGCAAGATCGCGCTTGCTCTGGCAGAACTGGCACCTGCCAGCCTGAAACTGAATATCGTCGAGATTGGTGACTTGCCGTTGTACAACGAAGACATCGATGGCGACTCACCGCCGCCTGCATACACCACCTTTCGCGAGCAACTGGGCGCTGCCGATGGCGTGCTGTTTGTCACCCCGGAATACAACCGCTCGGTGCCGGGTGCCCTGAAAAACGCCATCGACGTGGGCTCGCGTCCTTACGGTAAAAGTGCCTTCAGCGGCAAGCCGGGCGCAGTGATCAGTGCCTCGCCGGGTGCTGTCGGTGGCTTTGGTGCCAACCATCACCTGCGCCAGTCGCTGGTGTTTCTGGACGTGCTGTGCCTTCAGCAGCCCGAAGCCTACCTGGGCGGTGCCGGGAGCTTTTTCGACGAGTCCGGCGCACTGTCCGATAAAACCAGGCCCTTCCTGCAGAAGTTCATCGATGCCTTCGCCGCTTGGGTCGACAAGAACGGCAGGGCTGCCGCCAACTGA
- a CDS encoding dermonecrotic toxin domain-containing protein, with translation MSAAPYFSSDALRARFTQDIQDAVTQSRISRDDGAWLQLLAAESTEPTNDALPRVDRLLINDQLPVNAELAAALFVSDAANPSARVFLITLTFGIEQFESRSALFSALQQRFDDITALSIVESERIEGLLFDACTQTVMRQQAGHLQRLAVRLEALPDLREATGKALQDVLVERGINVVAQTVQLVHTPPGAAPAASTVVGTQYLAEAAMQAFSYDALPQGQTRRYLDTKGAALPEAQAIVFDQALADSAASVGTAYEQLLSDYWTSQWQGGRTLRDLGADALAECFRQHLLSSRAHRTMTDAEYRWLLTLLPSQPGAPAVRVPRVRRLSVVVAGEDPVKLVGVFLIDFPGEASSAAFLYSSQPGFLRFGDQAQAIEHVLRGPSRAGLLFYSSLNDHSAISLWGQLKLRHDTLTEDFFSEFIDALIALQARDLRYVLDLPPLHSEKNPARIDDALDIRKLLDGRLLNLHDAGRWRQDRLSFDSVWGAAAQSSISERSNMISDPSYNWVGKLKKLDALLGHVDAMHAGADGCMHRALNLYLALIGGPLLDARKLWVLADVAEAKPVPVLTLALDRVCGYTSAPLTDSVVLAGQITPVAGQPVQRLSLALLEQILICVQADFAHRFESQIGEFYSRTIRQRDTSMHPGVISALVREYSLRLELLVERRTATLPVVFIDNIQQVIDRPLPALREGLGEARVDAFRVTVEYDPQAPAIKVPNAFVVTGRRPDSQPVLWILEQGLICFETRQLLEVYVAGRLAGIELGSQVSGVIAEPDRHMLLDQRTRRGRLELKVVLQPIEGHFIEALQRDEVERQQRTVADLYRQSIAWQVPSELFVNLLSAAERDDRNRQALNSLGVAIQFIIYKALVPSWVSDASKRDQVILVEVLRRFYVTCVGEKDFLFDIPSFYDYSLEQLKHRFDKDFAEPRPDPENVCVSLTHYVPAPVAPGEVPQSVPAAAQTVSENLVEFAINRFLSRQDGVILLSSRDDTPLHAALTPAYLRELVTSLDIAASYRRMLNSVLSETTPDYIERRKLFVEQVPSLDILRAFTFKLKNELSEQAYRIVENVLTMPDAVARLPVNGCQIIISPLKLLPAKEGWEPTAVLNTYVMGPKENQPGPWVLYAPLHDEFVFKEYPDQAALVLDIHTSAYFQAYILDRIDPDLRKIYDKGGFVEPHLPFSTESSFDLPLERPAPVTVQIDPYEGNCLLLMFKGALDILKLQVKQYSVTNAEHRRAATQYLFTLGAEQFMALMPGRLGALIGIIQGQTLLNLSLISATDQQWGQAISEFMAALSVMISSGQNPAEVASLTARENSTLVDDATSPDPLVQLIEGADTFEFSWGNSSLTQQIRERLREFEVHDMALYTLQRDELLSVYRDPVTGRSYAAIGGKTYELQSDEDGWFIVSGSKIGPSVSLDADQQWRLDIPGGLRGGGGALTRMEGSLVDDLVDEIMVVSARGMPEIRHRHRDMAQSIEDACLQARSYLENALDNLTRRLPDNTLDPRAEKILSDFFAQKVPDDRLREVTKKAVTDLYQELIDPSMSPIDSKRYVIGVNRMGNESASAFMFEADSARQIFLTEQFFRLPTYRLKLSAQRAGEFKFPQHYRAAILIHELSHMVLKTDDIAYVDSQAPFIDLLEDAPTYRLRIRNELIYQQQKTLSFHTDRDKLFKQLDEDSWRDLRRMDGNGKQTILRISGKSTLEKARDVFYEDVHKRADIMLKNADSVALLVTLLGRERFVKP, from the coding sequence ATGTCAGCCGCTCCCTATTTTTCCAGCGACGCGCTGCGCGCGCGATTCACACAAGACATTCAGGACGCCGTAACACAGTCTCGAATCAGTCGTGACGACGGCGCGTGGTTGCAGCTATTGGCTGCCGAAAGCACCGAGCCAACCAACGATGCGCTTCCCCGAGTCGACAGACTGCTGATAAACGACCAGTTGCCCGTCAATGCGGAACTGGCCGCGGCCTTGTTCGTCAGCGATGCCGCCAACCCCTCGGCACGGGTCTTTCTCATTACCCTGACCTTCGGCATCGAGCAATTCGAGAGTCGCAGCGCGCTGTTCAGCGCCTTGCAGCAACGATTCGACGATATCACGGCCTTGTCGATCGTCGAGAGCGAGCGCATCGAGGGCTTGCTGTTTGACGCCTGCACGCAGACGGTCATGCGTCAGCAGGCCGGGCATCTGCAGCGTCTGGCGGTCAGACTGGAGGCGCTGCCCGATCTTCGAGAGGCGACTGGCAAGGCCTTGCAGGATGTGCTGGTAGAAAGGGGCATCAATGTCGTTGCCCAGACTGTCCAGCTTGTGCACACGCCCCCCGGTGCTGCACCTGCAGCGTCAACAGTCGTCGGGACTCAATACCTTGCCGAGGCCGCCATGCAGGCGTTTTCCTACGACGCCCTGCCGCAAGGCCAGACACGTCGCTATCTGGATACCAAGGGGGCGGCGTTGCCCGAGGCACAGGCGATCGTTTTCGATCAGGCGCTGGCCGACTCGGCTGCTTCAGTCGGCACCGCGTATGAGCAATTGCTGTCTGACTACTGGACGTCTCAGTGGCAGGGTGGACGCACGCTGCGGGATCTTGGCGCTGATGCGCTTGCAGAGTGCTTTCGCCAGCATCTGTTATCGAGCAGGGCACACCGCACCATGACCGATGCCGAATACCGCTGGCTGCTGACCCTGTTGCCTTCGCAGCCTGGCGCGCCCGCTGTGCGGGTGCCTAGGGTACGCAGGTTATCAGTGGTCGTGGCCGGCGAGGACCCCGTCAAGCTGGTCGGTGTATTCCTCATCGACTTCCCCGGAGAAGCGTCATCGGCGGCGTTTCTCTATTCGTCACAGCCGGGCTTCCTGCGCTTCGGTGATCAGGCTCAGGCCATCGAGCATGTGCTGAGGGGGCCTTCACGCGCCGGGCTGTTGTTTTATTCATCGCTGAACGATCATTCCGCGATCAGCCTGTGGGGGCAGCTCAAGCTGCGTCACGACACGCTCACCGAGGACTTTTTCAGCGAGTTCATCGATGCCCTGATCGCCTTGCAAGCGCGCGACCTGCGCTACGTACTTGACCTGCCACCCCTTCATTCGGAAAAAAATCCGGCGCGGATTGACGATGCACTGGACATCCGCAAGCTGCTCGATGGTCGATTATTGAACCTGCACGATGCAGGGCGCTGGCGTCAGGACCGGCTGAGCTTCGACAGCGTGTGGGGGGCAGCGGCCCAGAGCAGTATCAGTGAACGGTCGAACATGATTTCAGACCCGTCCTATAACTGGGTGGGCAAGCTGAAAAAGCTCGACGCCTTGCTTGGCCACGTTGATGCCATGCATGCCGGTGCAGATGGCTGCATGCATCGCGCACTCAACCTTTATCTGGCCTTGATTGGCGGTCCGCTTCTGGATGCCCGCAAGCTCTGGGTATTGGCGGATGTCGCTGAGGCCAAGCCGGTGCCAGTGCTGACGCTGGCGCTGGACCGGGTGTGCGGTTACACAAGCGCTCCTCTGACTGACAGCGTCGTTCTTGCAGGACAGATCACCCCGGTGGCGGGTCAACCTGTGCAACGTCTGTCCCTGGCTTTGCTTGAGCAGATACTGATCTGCGTGCAGGCAGATTTCGCCCATCGTTTCGAGAGTCAGATCGGCGAGTTCTACTCACGCACGATTCGCCAACGGGACACCAGCATGCATCCCGGCGTGATATCCGCTCTGGTTCGGGAGTACTCGCTGCGCCTCGAATTGCTGGTTGAAAGGCGTACAGCCACGCTGCCTGTGGTTTTCATCGACAACATACAGCAGGTCATCGACAGGCCGTTGCCGGCACTTCGGGAGGGGCTGGGCGAGGCGCGCGTCGATGCATTCCGGGTGACGGTCGAGTATGACCCGCAGGCGCCTGCCATCAAGGTACCCAATGCTTTCGTGGTCACTGGCAGGCGTCCCGATAGCCAGCCCGTTCTGTGGATACTGGAGCAGGGACTCATCTGTTTCGAAACCCGGCAGTTACTGGAAGTGTATGTCGCCGGGAGACTGGCAGGGATAGAACTGGGCTCGCAGGTATCAGGGGTAATCGCCGAACCTGACCGACACATGTTACTCGACCAGCGTACCCGTCGAGGGAGGCTTGAGCTCAAGGTCGTCCTGCAACCCATTGAAGGGCATTTCATTGAGGCATTGCAGCGCGACGAGGTCGAGCGCCAGCAGCGCACGGTGGCCGATCTTTATCGGCAATCCATAGCCTGGCAGGTGCCATCGGAACTGTTCGTCAACCTGCTGAGTGCCGCAGAGCGGGATGACCGAAATCGCCAGGCCCTCAACTCTTTGGGAGTCGCCATTCAATTCATCATTTACAAGGCGCTCGTACCTTCATGGGTCAGCGATGCGTCGAAGCGTGATCAGGTCATTCTGGTCGAGGTCCTGCGACGGTTTTATGTGACCTGTGTCGGCGAGAAGGACTTTCTGTTCGATATTCCAAGCTTCTACGATTATTCCCTCGAGCAGCTCAAACACAGGTTCGACAAGGACTTCGCAGAGCCCCGTCCTGATCCTGAAAATGTGTGTGTTTCCCTGACGCACTATGTTCCCGCCCCGGTAGCACCAGGCGAGGTGCCGCAGTCGGTGCCGGCGGCAGCCCAAACCGTCAGCGAAAACCTGGTGGAGTTCGCAATCAACCGCTTTCTGTCCAGGCAGGACGGGGTCATTCTGCTTTCTTCGAGGGACGACACGCCGCTGCACGCGGCCCTGACACCGGCGTATCTGCGCGAACTGGTGACGTCGCTGGACATCGCCGCGAGTTACCGCAGGATGCTGAACTCGGTGCTGTCAGAGACGACGCCGGATTATATCGAACGCCGCAAACTGTTCGTCGAACAGGTTCCTTCGCTGGATATTCTGCGAGCCTTCACCTTCAAGCTGAAAAACGAGCTGTCCGAGCAGGCGTATCGGATTGTCGAAAACGTATTGACCATGCCTGATGCGGTCGCGCGCCTGCCAGTCAATGGCTGCCAGATAATCATCAGCCCCTTGAAACTGCTACCGGCCAAGGAGGGCTGGGAACCGACTGCGGTACTTAATACCTACGTGATGGGGCCAAAGGAAAATCAGCCGGGACCGTGGGTGCTTTACGCGCCCCTGCACGACGAGTTCGTGTTCAAGGAGTATCCCGACCAGGCTGCGCTGGTGCTTGATATTCACACTTCAGCCTATTTTCAGGCGTACATTCTGGACCGTATCGACCCCGATTTGCGCAAGATTTACGACAAGGGCGGTTTTGTGGAGCCGCATCTGCCTTTCAGCACCGAGTCCTCTTTCGATTTACCTTTGGAGCGCCCAGCCCCTGTCACCGTGCAAATCGACCCTTATGAGGGCAACTGCCTGTTGCTGATGTTCAAAGGCGCGCTGGATATCCTGAAGCTGCAGGTCAAGCAGTACAGCGTCACCAATGCCGAACATCGCCGCGCGGCGACGCAGTACCTGTTCACGCTGGGCGCAGAGCAATTCATGGCGCTCATGCCCGGACGCCTGGGGGCACTGATTGGCATCATTCAGGGACAGACATTGTTGAATCTGTCACTCATCTCGGCAACGGATCAGCAATGGGGGCAGGCCATTTCGGAGTTCATGGCGGCCCTGAGCGTGATGATTTCTTCCGGACAGAACCCTGCGGAAGTCGCATCCCTGACGGCTCGAGAGAACAGTACTCTGGTGGATGACGCCACGTCGCCCGACCCGCTGGTGCAATTGATCGAGGGCGCTGATACGTTCGAGTTCTCTTGGGGGAACAGCTCCCTGACACAACAGATACGGGAGCGCTTGCGCGAGTTCGAAGTTCACGACATGGCCTTGTACACGCTGCAGCGCGACGAGCTGTTAAGCGTCTACCGGGATCCTGTTACCGGCAGGTCGTATGCAGCCATCGGTGGGAAAACCTATGAGTTGCAGTCCGATGAAGATGGCTGGTTCATCGTGTCGGGCAGCAAAATCGGTCCCTCGGTGAGCCTGGATGCGGATCAGCAATGGAGGCTGGACATCCCGGGCGGGCTGCGCGGCGGAGGTGGGGCGCTGACCCGAATGGAAGGCAGCCTGGTCGACGACCTGGTTGACGAGATCATGGTTGTCAGCGCTCGAGGCATGCCCGAGATTCGTCATCGCCACCGGGATATGGCCCAGTCTATCGAAGATGCCTGCCTGCAGGCGCGGAGCTATCTGGAAAACGCCTTGGACAACCTGACCAGACGCTTGCCGGACAATACGCTGGATCCGCGTGCGGAAAAAATATTAAGCGATTTTTTTGCACAGAAGGTGCCCGACGATCGACTGCGTGAAGTCACTAAAAAGGCGGTCACCGACCTGTATCAGGAGTTGATTGACCCTTCGATGTCGCCCATCGACTCGAAACGCTATGTAATCGGCGTCAATCGAATGGGTAACGAGTCGGCCAGCGCGTTCATGTTTGAAGCAGACTCGGCGCGACAGATTTTTCTGACAGAGCAGTTCTTTCGACTGCCGACCTATCGATTGAAGCTCAGCGCGCAACGTGCCGGGGAATTCAAGTTTCCTCAGCACTACCGGGCCGCGATCCTGATTCATGAGTTATCGCATATGGTGCTGAAAACGGACGACATTGCTTATGTGGACTCACAGGCCCCGTTCATTGACTTGCTTGAAGATGCCCCGACCTATCGACTGCGGATCAGGAATGAACTGATTTATCAGCAGCAAAAGACGCTGTCCTTTCATACTGATCGCGACAAGCTGTTCAAACAACTGGACGAAGATTCTTGGCGCGACCTGAGGCGTATGGACGGCAACGGAAAACAGACCATTCTGCGCATCTCTGGCAAGAGCACGCTGGAAAAAGCGCGTGACGTATTTTACGAAGACGTTCACAAACGGGCCGACATTATGCTCAAAAATGCCGACTCGGTGGCCTTGCTGGTCACGTTGCTGGGGCGAGAGCGATTTGTGAAGCCCTGA
- a CDS encoding acyl-CoA dehydrogenase family protein, with the protein MHDLELSEEQVMIRDMARDFARNEIAPYAQAWEKAGWIDDALVAKLGELGLLGMVVPEQWGGTYIDYVAYALAVEEISAADAATGTLMSVHSSVGCGPVLNYGTDAQKHAWLEKLATGRAIGCFCLTEPHAGSEAHNLRTRAELQGDEWVINGAKQFVSNGKRAQLAIVFAVTDPQLGKKGLSAFLVPTENPGFVVDRSEHKMGIRASDTCAVTLNNCRIPAANLLGERGKGLSIALSNLEGGRIGIAAQALGIARAAFEAALAYARERVQFDKPIIEHQSIANLLADMHTRINAARLLTLHAARLRSAGQACLSEASQAKLFASEMAEWVCSKAIQIHGGYGYLEDYPVERYYRDARITQIYEGSSEIQRLLIARELRHYLV; encoded by the coding sequence GTGCACGACCTTGAATTGAGTGAAGAGCAGGTAATGATTCGCGACATGGCGCGCGACTTTGCGCGTAATGAAATTGCGCCGTATGCCCAGGCCTGGGAAAAGGCCGGCTGGATCGATGACGCGCTGGTCGCCAAACTCGGTGAGCTAGGCCTCTTGGGCATGGTAGTGCCTGAGCAATGGGGCGGCACCTACATCGATTACGTCGCCTACGCCCTCGCGGTTGAAGAAATCTCCGCCGCCGACGCGGCCACCGGCACACTGATGAGCGTTCACAGCTCGGTAGGCTGCGGGCCGGTTCTCAATTACGGGACCGATGCCCAGAAACATGCCTGGCTGGAAAAACTGGCCACAGGCCGTGCCATCGGCTGCTTCTGCCTTACCGAACCGCATGCAGGCTCTGAAGCCCACAACCTGCGGACTCGTGCCGAGTTGCAGGGCGATGAGTGGGTCATCAACGGTGCCAAGCAGTTCGTCAGCAATGGCAAACGGGCACAACTGGCTATCGTGTTTGCCGTGACCGACCCGCAGCTTGGCAAAAAAGGCCTGTCAGCCTTTCTGGTGCCGACCGAGAACCCCGGTTTCGTGGTGGATCGCAGCGAGCACAAGATGGGCATCCGCGCATCGGACACCTGCGCGGTCACCTTGAACAACTGCCGAATCCCGGCTGCGAATCTGCTGGGTGAGCGTGGCAAGGGCCTGTCTATCGCCCTCTCCAATCTGGAAGGCGGCCGCATCGGCATCGCCGCGCAGGCACTGGGCATCGCCCGCGCTGCCTTCGAAGCAGCGCTGGCGTATGCCCGGGAACGCGTGCAGTTCGACAAACCGATCATCGAACATCAAAGCATTGCCAATCTGCTGGCCGACATGCACACCCGCATCAACGCCGCCCGCCTCCTGACCCTGCACGCCGCGCGGCTGCGCAGCGCCGGGCAAGCGTGCCTGTCGGAAGCCTCTCAAGCCAAGCTGTTCGCCTCGGAAATGGCCGAATGGGTGTGCTCCAAGGCGATCCAGATTCATGGCGGCTATGGCTATCTGGAGGACTATCCGGTCGAGCGTTACTACCGGGACGCGCGCATCACTCAGATATACGAAGGCTCCAGCGAGATCCAGCGTCTGCTGATCGCCCGGGAACTGCGTCATTATCTGGTCTGA
- a CDS encoding enoyl-CoA hydratase/isomerase family protein, which produces MSSQVSSARPVRPSASRDSIVIDVRNHIGHLTLNRPEGLNAIDLDMVRTLRQQLDRWADDPSVHAVVLRGAGGKAFCAGGDIRSLYESHQNGQDLHHTFFAEEYELDLAIHRYRKPVLALMDGLVLGGGMGLVQGADLRVVTERSRLGMPEVAIGYFPDVGGSYFLSRLPGELGTWLGVTGSQIGAADALYCGLANWSMNSELLPRLDHMLDHLKWKSTPLKDLQGALAKLATQRLPTPPLEALRHAIDHFFGLPDVPSMLEQLQQVVIGDTREWALDTVSRMKAHSPLGMAVTLEMLRRGRHLSLPACFAMELHLDRQWFERGDLIEGIRALIIDKDKKPQWKHASAQDVSAAQVQSFFSGLEN; this is translated from the coding sequence ATGAGTTCACAGGTTTCATCCGCCCGCCCGGTTCGACCGTCCGCCAGCCGGGATTCGATCGTTATCGACGTGCGTAACCACATCGGACACTTGACCCTCAATCGTCCGGAAGGCCTGAACGCAATCGATCTGGACATGGTCCGCACACTTCGCCAGCAGCTTGACCGCTGGGCCGACGATCCCTCGGTTCATGCCGTGGTCCTGCGTGGCGCTGGCGGCAAGGCGTTCTGCGCCGGTGGCGATATACGTTCCTTGTATGAAAGCCACCAGAACGGCCAGGATCTGCACCACACATTTTTTGCCGAAGAGTACGAACTGGACCTGGCCATTCACCGTTACCGCAAGCCGGTACTGGCCCTGATGGACGGTCTGGTGCTGGGCGGCGGCATGGGGCTGGTCCAGGGAGCCGACCTGCGCGTGGTCACCGAACGCAGCCGCCTCGGCATGCCGGAGGTGGCCATTGGTTATTTCCCTGATGTCGGCGGCAGTTATTTTCTTTCTCGGCTGCCGGGCGAACTGGGTACCTGGCTGGGCGTGACCGGGTCGCAGATCGGTGCCGCCGATGCGTTGTACTGCGGCCTTGCCAACTGGTCCATGAACAGCGAACTGCTGCCGCGCCTCGACCACATGCTTGATCACCTGAAGTGGAAGTCAACCCCACTCAAGGACCTGCAGGGTGCGCTGGCCAAGCTGGCTACCCAGCGTCTGCCCACCCCGCCGCTGGAAGCCCTGCGCCACGCCATCGACCACTTTTTCGGGCTCCCGGATGTCCCCAGCATGCTCGAACAACTGCAACAGGTGGTCATCGGCGACACACGCGAGTGGGCGCTGGACACCGTCAGCCGAATGAAGGCTCACTCGCCACTGGGTATGGCCGTGACCCTGGAAATGCTGCGCCGTGGTCGTCATCTGTCGCTGCCGGCCTGCTTCGCCATGGAGTTGCACCTGGACCGCCAATGGTTCGAACGCGGTGACCTGATCGAAGGCATACGCGCGCTGATCATCGATAAAGACAAGAAGCCGCAATGGAAACACGCCAGCGCGCAGGATGTCAGTGCCGCGCAGGTGCAGAGTTTCTTCAGCGGTCTGGAGAATTGA